Within Anolis sagrei isolate rAnoSag1 chromosome 3, rAnoSag1.mat, whole genome shotgun sequence, the genomic segment CAATTCCTTGTAAAGGAGTTGCAAGTGAAGATTGATGTTGGAAAAGAGTTGTAGAGGTTCTATAACTCCTCGGTTTCACCTGCCAGTGGCACATTCACCTCAATGGTGTATTCACCAGGTTCTCCTGATCCCAGCCAAGGCACTGGGGTCCTATTGAAAGATGGTCTGTTGGTGACTTCCTGATTAATCACCACAACTGGTTCAGGTACCGGAGGACCAGCATCGAATTCAGGCATTTGGAAAGTCATCAGCTTGGCTGCCTTGTCATATCCTCCATAAGGCATTGCAGTCCTAGGGGAAAGTAGAACGAGCCATCAAGGTGTGTGGCAAACTGGCAATCATAGGCTGACGCCTGGGAGAGTTGTTTTGCCAATTCAGTCAGTGGGAAGAACCCAGTTGTACTTGTCACTGACAAAATCAGGCAGACTTGTACAAACTTGAAGAAGAATTGCAATTTGTTTTGCCATGCatgttaaaagaaagaaaaaaatgttttcagtttctcagggcccttccatacagccgtatatataactcagaatatcaaggcagatgatccaaaaaatctgctttgagctggtattatctgagtccacactggcatataatccagttcaatgtggaaggagcctcaggtTGGTGGAAGAAGCTTCTAGCTATGTATGTTTGGGATACTGAGGCCACATGAAAGAATTAAGCATTGCTTCCATCTCTTAATCTAAAGAAGATACAGGTCTTTGTCACACAAGGCAGGTAAATCCCAATTACATCAGGATTGTtggaggttgtaaatgtaaataaacagaagctttaacACAGTTACTGacccaaaatataccctgcaatataataaagtgtcactcgggcttgtgtaagaaataacagtatctttacttctgttcaaaagatcaaacaaggcaacaatatatacagcagtctctgaattcacacagagaacagagggaataaacagtccttttaaacagtctttaaaatatgcttcatgccttataaatgatcaggcttcagagagttggcagctattaccttcctggctgtttccagtcagcgctctcttcactctctgagcTGAGAGTGTTAAAACCATTTCTCCCAGAAGCAAGCCAGAGACaatagccaatcagaactctgctcctggcatgctcagccaatcagctgctggcACAcgcctttccagtcaacccatcacATCATGGTGTCTTTTTACAAATCCTCACAAGGATAACATTTTAGTTGGGGCTTATCAGACAatgttctctctctttcattaTGCTCCAGTGCAAGGCTGCTTTTTATTAATACAAACAATTTATGAATAGCCTCCTCTCCTACTTCTGTTGTGTTAAGATTTCCTGTGTGAAAGTTCATTTATTTGGATTGTTGTATTTTACGATGCTCTTATTTtgtggtgtttttgttttaatggattgttttgcttttatatctgttgggatttctgtcccatatgtaagccatcccgagtcccagggtataaaaaataaagttattattattattttacaattttATGCTGCTTTTTGGTGTGTTTTTGGTGGGAAACACCACTCTACACCCagtgagaggaggaagaagaagatcgGGTGGACATTTCAGTGTGATTTCCTTTCAATTGACAAGTAACTGAGACATTTGTAAAAAGTTTTATCTATTAAAATCATCCAGTGCTTCCTTCGCACAAGAGAAGCCTAAACTTGGCCCACTGTCCCCACTTCCTTTTCCAGCCCTGTTCCAAAATCTTTCTCACTATAGTGCCATTATGCCATGATATGCTAAGACCCTCACATCCAGTTCTTTCTCTTACACACACTCATTCTTGCTGTTCCATCCTTTGAAAATACTAATCAGTAACATTGGGTAAATCAGATAGACCACTAACCTGTTGCCTTTCTCTGCTACCAATTAATTATGTCTGAAAAGTCTGATCTATCCCAATCAAGATGCCTCACTACCCATGAAAAAGGCCCTTTTAATGTCAAAACTGTTTTGTTATATATTTCTGggtgtgggggctctgtgtgtatCGCGTTTGTGCCAAACTAAAGAAAGGGGTGGAAGTAATGTCTCAGAGGAGGTAGGTGAGCAGTCCCAAATGCCAAGCACAAGGGACTTCTCTTGCAAAGGAATACTATAATCCTAGAATGGGTCCCAAGATGCACAAAGAAAGAGAACAATCCCGATTGAAGGGGGAAAGCCTTGTGTGATCAAGCCCGCTGTAAACTTAGATGGCCAGAATGCATCACATCCTATGACTCTGGCTCATAGGATGTGCATGGCCATAATCTTTATAAAAGTGGCTTATTAACTAATCAGTTAATTACATTGGCTACTTACAATGTATGGTGCTCCCAAGGTGAGCAATCAtacaattttcttggcaagatttgctcagaggtgGTAGCCATTGCCTTTTCTGGCCACattaacattttgttttgtttttaaaagagaagAAGTGGAGATGAAGGAGAAACCCGCCACCATACCCATCACCTTACACCATGGCAATTATACAGTCTGCTTGCACTAAAATGCACTCCTCTGGTAGACCCCCTCAATTATTTATGTCAGACCAGCCTCTGAAATGTATGTTCATATGCACTACAAACAAATGAATGCAATAATTAAATATGATACATAGTTGTTAGTCTTAGCTCGTAGAGATGGGGGAAAGTTATGGGATACGAGATTATGGGGTTCTTATTTTAGAGTTTCTGCTTgttgtttcttttcatttttaattggctgtaaaatgtaatacaaaataaataaagaaaatatttacGTATGGCACAAACGTATTTACATGAGTCTAATGCACCgttgaatctaatgcgcacctcaatttccTAAACCCTGAAACTAAAAAAAAGGATTTGCATCCAAACgtaatgcacagcagcaaaaagtgcactctttgtaaattggtcaaaaaaaaagttgtgcattacagttgctgcctgcttataattccttctttaaaaacaaaatctcccatcaatggaaaagaaaaccttgggatgcATATATGCTGTAGGATGaagccactttaattgccttggttcaatgctatggaatcatggcaactgtagttttacaaggtcttgagccttctctgccaaaggatgttgttgcctcactgaactacaaatcccaggattgcatagcattgagccatggccattaaattagagatttttttttgtcgtgtcaggagcgtcctgttgtgagagaattggccgtctgcaaggacattgcccaggggacacccggattatttttgatgtttttttttcatctttgtgggaggcttctctcatgtccccgcatgaggagctggagctgatagagggagctcattcgcctctccccggatttgaacctgcgacttgtcggtcttcagtcctgccagcacagggctttaacccattgcaccaccgggggctccaaattaGAGATGACACCCCTCAAAGAAGAAGAGCTCCATGTGCAAGTCCTAAAGTAGCTTCCCCTTttactttggctcagcactaactacctcatcacatggagctaGATTTGGTGGCAAACGCCGATCTAGCCCCAATCACCCACAGATCATATGACATCATgatggctccatgggtgaaggaagGTGGAACCAGCATGCTGCTGCCCTAGCAACACGGGAAGCTTTCCATGTTGCAATTCCTTCAATGGGCAAAGCTGTACACTCCATGCGTGCACCACGTTTCTCCCTGTGTGAAGAGCTGCTGGAGGAGCCCAGCAAAGCAGGGCATGTGGGAGCAGCTTCCCAGTGCCCGGCAGCAAGCCAGAGCACAGCTGAGAGCCACCGCCAAAGGTATAATAAGGTGGTTAGATTACCATATgacacaaatctaatgtgcaccctaatttagCCAATAGAGGTGAGCATTAAATCTgagtaaatagaataataaaaatatatccaaGATATTTCCACATTAGCTACATAACCTGAAGTTGCCATCCTTCACCCACTTTATACAGAAATGTTGAGATGCAATTATCAACGTATTGTCCCCCAGTGTTTTCTTCTTCAGACCTGATCActtgcaattttaaaaaacataaacttgcactGTTATTACATTTGAGCAGGAGTGCGCTGGGAAAGCATTGTCGAGGCTTTTCAGGATTATTGTCTCTTTAATTAGAATCACCTTGGTTGCAGCTTCTAACTCTAATAGTTTCCTGGTCAGCGCAGAGTGCATTTCATGATGAATTGCCCCTTCATTGCACCATCATATTGAAAATAAGAGGAAGCTAAGAAGGAAAGTTTTCTAGTGCAAAATAGGAACTGACTAATTGTGGGTCAATTAAAGAGCAATTCATAACTAATGTTCCACTGCGCTGAATCAGAATCAAATGGAAGACGAAGCtgtaaaacaaacatttaattaaAATTGCAGGGCACCTTTAATTGAATGGAATTTGCCTCAAAGTAACAGAATGGAAGGACTGTTAGCCTTGGAAAGAGCACAGCAAAACAACATAGCAGTATACAACTGAATTGAAGAATCTGCTCTCATTTTGCCTGCAACTGATTAAAAAatgaaagtacaggcagtccccaagttacaaacatctgactgaaGTATTGGTATGAGACAACAggaggtgagagaaatctacctctccgaagggaaatccacttctggaagagttatcatagggaaaaggggtttcaattgaagctttatcaccattccttgtttccacaacaagccatatttctcaaaatccaattatcacagggacagaaagtaaggcaaaatcttctgaacaggggcacagacagaaaaagaaacaccgtgccagtggttctcaacctgtgggttcccagatgttttggtcttcaactcccagaaatcctaacagctgtaaactagctgggatttgtgggagttgtaggccaaaacaaccagggacccagagattgagaaccactgttccctatgctatccaaagtgaatctcaaaatcaatctctctctttctctctctctctctctggctggaattatactttaaaatgtacctgttccaatttacatacaaacccaacttaaggacaaacaacccatcttgttcataacttgggggctgcttgTATTGAAGAACATTTCCATGTTCTTTTCTGCACATACTCTTCTCACTTCATGCCACTCTATCCTAACCACTTTCCACCTGTCTTATTCTGtttcccattttctctctttctctatatatacacatatatataagtTCAGAAGTAAACTTTAATGCAGCAGATTTCAAGCATACAAAACAGCAGAGCTTGGAAACGCCTAAGAAAAATGGgtacattgccatacaatccacAGCCAAAGCTTTCAAACCATTTAGATTTGGGAAGGATACAGGCATCGGTGCACCTTGCTTAAGTACGAATTAATTCAGCTTAATATCATTCAGCAAACTTAAGTATGAATTAATTCAGCTTaatatcattttaactgccatggatcaatgacATGAAATCCTAGGTGCTATATTTTGACGTgacttttagctttctctgtcaatgGATACTGCTGGCTTGTCAAACTCCAACTCTCAGCATTCCATGACAATTAAactggtgtccaactgcattaattctacagtgcaggtaCACTGTATACACTTCAAGTAAGACAATACCTCATCAGGCCCAGTAAGTAACAAGAATTCAGTTATGGACTAACTGTATATCTGTCAATATCCAATGTTTAGCCAATTGGTTCTTATAGCCATTCCTCCATTGAaggaatgagagactcctccgaATAGAAACATTTTATTCTTTCCTCAAGATAGTAAACATATATCCAAGACAAATCAGCCTGCAAATATCctaatttgtaatattttaaatattttaaataatattttaaataattttttaatttgtaatatttGTTGGCAGCCTCCACTAGAACCTACCAAGCATTTTCTCTCACCTGTTGAACGATTTGTAATGGCATAGTTCGGATTTAGAGCCAGAAGACAAGAAGTCAATTTTGATACTACTTTTCTCCTGTGGAGTAAGACCCAGAGCTCTTTCCCAAGGAGAGATGTACGTCTGAAAAATGGAAACGTGTTTCCCACTGCCGCTTTTGTTGTCACCTGTTAATaccaaggaaagaggaaaagcacATGAGAGCACAGCCCTTGAGGAAATAAATGCTATGAAGAACCAAGCAAAGGCAATAAGCAAACCTTTTACTAATTCTGTAACAAGAAAACTGAACCATTGTGCCCAGAATACATTACACTGAtcaatacacattttggtgcctcaactGTGAGACCTGTTTCTGGATGTTTTTGATTCCTGATTCCAATAATTGCACCAGTTCTCCCCCATCAGCTCTAGGTTTTGAGAAATTGAACATATGCCATATCCCACACTTCACTCTGCTCACCTATAAAAATCAGGCTATTTTAATGTAGTGTTTAAATTAAttcaaccatatctaagaaactagagctgatgacatctatcaatgcaattttccaaatcagtgccccaaataatccAAGGACAAGCCTAAAAGCCAAGACATCCAGAATTATtctttggttgggctgtgttatgagTGAGAAATTCCATAAAACATATGGAATGGGATGTGAAATTCCATAACACATACATGATGTATTCAGAATGCCACATTATACTGTTTTCCCCATAATTCAGGAAATATTTAACAAAGACCTGGCTAGGGTACTCAAAAGTGCTTTTGTACTCTTTATAGCTTGTATGCTTTAAATCTTCTTGAAGCAACGTTTGAATCTCTGAACCAGATCAATGACTTATTCCCAGCAGGGTTGCAATTTTCTTTGCAATCTAAAAAGTATTAATTTGATGCAGTCAGGAAAAACATTGTTGTGTAAAGGtaaaaaaatacacatataaatagCTGTCCTTTATTCAGATTAGATATTACAAACAAATTTTTGAAAGTTGTCCTAAggatcttgatttcagtaaaggGGAAAGGACAAGTTTAAGTTATGTTTCTTGCTCACCTGGAATGCATTagtacaatggttctcaacctgtgggtctccaggtattttggcctacaactctgagaaatcccagccagtttatcagctgttaggatttctgggagttgaaggccaaaacatcttgggacccccaggctgagaaccacttcaTTAGTCTCGGATGACATCCTAGAGCAGTAAGTAGTTGATAAAATGCAGCCCTTCAGAtatttttggattgcaaatcccatcagtaCTAGCCACCAAAGGAAATGTTGAGGAAGTCTGAGAGATTGACAGCACTGGAGAGCCATACTTCATCCACACTGATCTAAGTCCCATCATGTTTCATTATTGAAAGTGTTGTACTGTTTGTGTGTGGATACTTGCCTTGTCCAGCAGTGGTCTCACTTCCTCCACCATCCACTCCTCCTCCAGTGTTGGCAGATCCCTCTGTGTGGCCAGTTCCAGCtcctccagctccagctcctccagcTCCTCCAGCTCCTCCTTTGCTCCCAGGCTTTGGTGGAGGGGCAGGAGGATATTGCAGTTTAATAGATCCGTAGGGCCCTACTGTTACACCACTTACCATCCTCCCACCGCTTTGTGAATAACCATGAGAATCAATTCCGTATTGTCCCCCAGTTGGGATGAATTTCTGGAAGTGATCCTGCAAGGGAAAGGTAGGAGGGAGCgagattaaaaaaatgaaagagaaatgtgACGTGATTCTCAAAGTAAGCTTCCATGTATCTCCATGTACCTACCAAAATTCTTCTTGGATCTCATGGTGCTCAGGAACAGCAAAGATGTGCGGTGATaacttgacttaagagtttaattcattctgtgactgagctcttaagtCAAAAATGTCTTATCTCAAAAGCaagttttcccattgaaatactattaaccCTTCTGGTCCCTCAAACCTAACATGCAGacccatttttattatttgtttttaaatacgaaaatgtactttataaataacaaataatgtctaAATAGACATTCACATGGGACAATaagaagaaagatcaactttaaaatggaagAAGCACAaacttgtggcaaggaagcacaaagtgaagaggcagaagcataattttcttcaAATTGCTCTCATTCAAGCCTCCCTACCCCCtcctgctctctttctctctcccttatgaagccaaacatatcaggaataaaaaacacaaaatcaagtaatccaaaattcctcaaagcagacaaggacAAAGCTGACAGCAATCTCCTAAAGCAGAGAAGAGCACGAGGCACAGAGGCACGAGGtgcagaggctgctcccttgaagcccaaagcaggggtcctctaactttttaaacagagggccaggtcacagtccctcaaactgttggagggccagattataatttgaaaaaaaaataatgaattcctatgcgcactgcacatatcttatttgtcatgcaaaacacactttaaaacaatacaataattaaatgaagaacaattttaatacaaacttattagtatttcaatgggaagtgtgggcttgcttttggctgatgagatggggttgttgttgttgttgtgtgctttcaaaccatttcagatttaggttgaccctgagcaagggctgggtaaatgaccttggagggccgcatccagcccccaagccttagtttgaagacccctgccctAAAGCCTTGTAATCGTGTGCTAGCGCTCTCTCTGgtactagctcttaactcaaaattctgctgttatgtcaaagcaaaacccaggcCAAGTGACAGCTTTTAACTCAAAATGTGCTGAAGTTGGGACTCCCTAAAGTAGAGGTAAATTCAAGAATTAACAGTAAAGAGCGTCTTTTGTAAGAATTACAGCTGCTTCGGTAGCTTTATGGACATTTGAAGAACGAGTCAGAAAATCTTGGTGGAACCAGAAGgcaatgaatgaaataaataatgatattAAATGTCACTTGCATGTTATGTGCAGATGCTTTAGAAATGCCAACAGCAGCCCTCCAGAAAAGAGCTGATTATTATTCAAACTCCAGCGGGCATGGAGGAATAGCCCTTTCCTCCTCTGCTAGTGAGCTAAAGAAAATCTTCTTTATGAAGCAGGCATTTGCTTTAGGGGAACATCCCAAATAGAACTAGTGGGAGATTTTCTCCCAGTGTTAGTGCCATTGGATAGAGAGATTTTGCTCATGACTGTAGCAGGGAAGGAAAAAGTGAAAATCCTTCCTTCCCCAATTTTTGTGGTTTGGACAGTGATCTCTGtctcattctctctcacacacacaaagcaatGCTACAATATGCATTCTAAATCTATATATTAAAAGCAAAAAATCAATGTCACCCTTTACTCAGCCCTGAGAATAATTTATGTAGAGCCACCAAGTTAACTCAATCACGTTGTTAGTGACAGTACAAATAATGTTatgttaggattgttgttgtgtgccttcacataaTTTTCAATCACTGGTGACCCTAAGACAAAGCAATCGTGGAGGctgcttggcaagatttgttcaaagagggtttaccattgccttcctctgaggctgagaatgatCACCCAGTCATTTTCCATgtccaagtggggattcaaactctgatttCCAGAGTCGTAGTCCAATGTCCAAATCACTGCACCACACAACTGGCAATTAACAGTacatgtgccgtcacacccaggcactataaaaataaaactaaggtGTGCTTTTCTCTATATCTGGGTGAACTGCGGatgtctttcttaaaagcttgagattcccagcaactgaggctactacaggttttgaacaccaaaacagaatatttgtaACAGCttgtccaagttacaaacaaaacagtcaattggtgaaaccatagaaatgctctttctttgttttttctctctagtCGCTGAGTtgccttcatccaaatgagatctttttaccccaaccctgagctgctattccagcccaaggttagttttggagatgaaccAGTGTTCAATAACTATCTCAATAGCCCTCAATAACTATCTCAATAGTCCTTTATACTAAATAGCTCAAAATCTCAATATGCTTCTCTATAGCTCAACAGAATCTCAAatctataactcaattaagactcaataagcttatctatctatctatctatctatctatatgactcagttactatctatctataactcaattaacTCAATTAAGACTCAATAAGACTCAATTACTCTCTCTCTATTTGTTTCTTTATCTAAATTACTCAATTGTACTTACAAAGtttttttcagagctccctgacTGGCCTAAccgcacatctgaggctttttctctaAACTGAAGGCggcagggaagattccaaaatggagatctccaaccctaggaaaaagggcggtctctaaacccaaagagatactttttaaaccaatagctgcaaaaaggcctgcaggctggctttctagcctctaatgctgttaactttcagggtgcagctgaaagtgtagcaaccctggggaaatgcaaaagaatgctatcCCATACAACTAagggtaatgcaaactatgctcctggaagacggaacagtagATAATCGAAGgattaattatttatatattttcccatATCATGTGAATAGTAAACAGTTAAAACTTGCTAATGGGAATATTAATACACTAAAATgccaattgtatttatttatttatttatttatttattgcatttatttattgtatttatttatgtatttatttatagaccaAGGGTCTCAGGGTGATTTACataaacaaacattcaataccataatcaagttcaaacacatcaaacaaatacaaaataatataaaatgacatTGATAAACTTATATCTGTCCATATTATTCTCTCCACTGTAATGTGGCCACGATGACTGTATGAAGGTAGTcaatctttttttctgcctaatttTTGTGGAGTTAATTTATTTTCGATTTAGCTTTTTCTCCCACTCAAAATTTAGACCCAAACCAGCTCatactttaaaagcaaaacaattaaaagcatacaTATGGCTTTTTTTGGCAATTGAATACCATGCAGATTTGTTTAAAAGCTCAAAAAATGTGGAGAAAGCCCAAACATACAACATTTGTAAAACCTGCCAAGTTGATAAGTGTGCCATAAGGATGTTTGGGATTTTTCCACATTTTATTTTGAGCTCTTTAACAAATCTAGATCTGGCCAGGCAGTCACATCCATTCAATGATATCTAAGGGACCCTTTTGCAATGCAGCAGAAAGAGCACACGGACTGTCTGGTTAGTGGAGTAGTCTTCCAAGTTGtcgctttgtgccttcaagttgtttccaagctATGGCGACCCTAAGACAAAAcatatcacagggtttccttCACCAGGTTGCTTCAGACGAGGttttcccttgctttcctctgaggctgagagattatTATGTGCCCAAACTCATCCAATTGTTTCCATGACAGGGgacatttgaaccctggtctcctcaACTCCTATGCCAGCACTTAAACTATTGCATCATGCggtgacataagagaagccttccacaggatggtaacacatctgggcgtcccctaggcaaagtctctgcagacagccaattctctcacatcagaaacgaCCTGCAGTTTttcaattcactcctgacacaataaaaaaaccccCATGTCGGCTTGTTCTCCTAAGTCCCgttatttaaaaacaacatgGCTACCTTCCTgcaggttattttttaaaatttgcttgCACATTTCTTCTTCTGCTTGTGGCTAACCTCAGGAATCATTCAGACTTTAGGCAACCATCACAGACTACCTGTGGGCTAATGAAATGAAatctataacaggggtcctcaaactaaggcctgggggccagatacggccctccaaggtcatttacccggccctcgctcagggtcaacctaagtctgaaataacttgaaagcacacaacagcaacaacaatcctgtccCTTCAgccaaatcaggcccacacttcccattgaaatattaatgtttatatttcttaaaattgttcttcattttaagtattgtattgtttttaagtgttttttgcactacaaataagatatgtgcagtgtgcataggaattcattcatatttttttcaaattataatccggccctccaacagtttgagggactatgacctggccttctgtttaaaaagtttgaggacccctgatctataatATCTAATTAGTAGCCTTTACCTGTAAGTATTAGGCacaaaaaactctttaaaaatctCATCAACCAGGAAAACAGTGCAAATAATGGAATTATTAATCAGGTTCCAGGTTTGTATTAAAATGTCATTACGGAGTTGCAGCACCCAGAGAGACCTGGCTTGATCACTGCTGTTTGCATCAGACAAGCCTGATAACAACACAtttcattgttttcattgcttgcCTACTACATGTAGCCCTGTTCGGCAATGAGAAATTTTTTGAGCTGTAAACAGGCTTCCAATGCCAGCTGTTCAGTCAGCTAAATATAGGCAAGAAGTAGTGAAAAATCCACCAGGCTGAGTGTAGAATTATCTAACACTCTGCTCAATGTATTCGGTGGCAGTCGCCAGGGCTTCGCAGCAGGTCATCCAATCTGCAGTCTGGGCAGAGAGCCATCCGCAAACTAAACTGACTGAGCTCTAGGGAATCTCCCTCTCTCCACCCACCCCTGTCCTGTGCCTCTGCAGATTTCCCATTTTAACAACAAGGAGTCCCTTGAATGTTAAGAAATGCAGGATTTCGGCTCTATGAGTGGTAGCTAGTGGGGCTGTGTGCACTGATAGTAGGCAAAGGAGCAGAGCCTGGTGTGGGAGGTAAGTCATTTTGATGTGAAAAGCGTGATATTGTCTACACCTGAAGGTAGGCATCTTACCAAACAAATGTTATATATATGCTATATAGAAACATACAAGGTTTAGAGGCGATCATTTGTTCAAAACAATTGCCTAGAACAATCAGAGAAATGAGAAAGCAGTAAAAGAGTTAGTTTCAGTTAGAtgagaacacctcagcaagcgagagtccaaaagtggcaggctcaaacccagagcctcaatcaatggctgatacccaatgagagactcccccctgggcacacagaaaactgggcgacttggaaggcgctgaacagactgcgctccggcaccacgaga encodes:
- the MYOZ1 gene encoding myozenin-1 isoform X1 — translated: MPLAGTPAPHKKRKPTKLILELTQEVMPQEGSKLNLGKKISIPRDVMLEELSLLTNRGSKMFKLRQMRVEKFIYENNPDIFTDNSVDHFQKFIPTGGQYGIDSHGYSQSGGRMVSGVTVGPYGSIKLQYPPAPPPKPGSKGGAGGAGGAGAGGAGTGHTEGSANTGGGVDGGGSETTAGQGDNKSGSGKHVSIFQTYISPWERALGLTPQEKSSIKIDFLSSGSKSELCHYKSFNRTAMPYGGYDKAAKLMTFQMPEFDAGPPVPEPVVVINQEVTNRPSFNRTPVPWLGSGEPGEYTIEVNVPLAGETEEL
- the MYOZ1 gene encoding myozenin-1 isoform X2 codes for the protein MPQEGSKLNLGKKISIPRDVMLEELSLLTNRGSKMFKLRQMRVEKFIYENNPDIFTDNSVDHFQKFIPTGGQYGIDSHGYSQSGGRMVSGVTVGPYGSIKLQYPPAPPPKPGSKGGAGGAGGAGAGGAGTGHTEGSANTGGGVDGGGSETTAGQGDNKSGSGKHVSIFQTYISPWERALGLTPQEKSSIKIDFLSSGSKSELCHYKSFNRTAMPYGGYDKAAKLMTFQMPEFDAGPPVPEPVVVINQEVTNRPSFNRTPVPWLGSGEPGEYTIEVNVPLAGETEEL